The genomic DNA CTGAAGTTCTGGCGCACGATCTCGCCGGGGGCGGTGCTGAGCACGATGTCGGCACCGCGTCCGCCGGTGCGGCCGAGGACGTCGTCGACGAAGTTCAGTGAACGGGAGTCGAGCACGTCGTCGGCGCCCTGGTCGAGGGCGTAGGCACGGCGTTCGTCGCTCCCCGCGGTGCCGATCACCCTGGCGCCGTGCAGTTTCGCGACCTGGATGGCGCAGGCGCCGACACCGCCCGCTGCGCCGTGCACGAGCACGGTCTCGCCGGGGCGGACCCGGGCCAGCTCGAGCAGGGCGTATTCGGCGGTCACCATCGACACCGTGGAACTGCACAGTTCGGGGCGGATGGTGTCGGCGGCCGGGCCGACCAGCTCGGCGCTGGTGACGTGGTAGCGCTCGATCATGCCCGGCGAGGCCAGGCCGACGCGGTCACCGACACGCAGGCCGGTGACGCCGGGCCCGACGCGCACGATCGTGCCCGCCCCCTCCATGCCCGGCGAGGTGCCGAAATGGGTTCCCGCGAGATCGTTCTCGTCGAGGATGCCCAGGATCTTGAGCGGGTCCTTGAACCCGAGACCGATGGCGGCCATCCGGACTTCGACCTCGCCCGGGCCGGGGGCACGGCGTTCGGCGCGCCGCCAGCCGAGCTGGGACAGCACGCGCGAACGCGGGATGTCGAGGGCGAAGTTGGCTTCCGGGTCCAGCAGTGGGGTGGCGATATCCGCGGCGGCGAGCCGATCGGGCAGGGCGCGTTCGACGATGCTGGTCCAGCGCAGTCCGTCGCGCAGGAAGATCTCGTCGGTGCCGTCAACTCCGAAGGCGCCGGGGACGCGCAGTTCGGCGGCGAGTTCGGCGGCGGTGGTGCCTGTGTCGATGTCGATCAGGCGCCAGCGCAGCGAGGGTTGTTCGTTGAGCAGGACGCGGCGGGCGCCCGCGAGCGCGGCGTGCACGGGGTCCGCAGCGGCGGGGTCGTCGGGGTGGACGAAGGCGCGTTCGGTGACGAGGCTGACGTGCAGGGAGCCGTCGCCGGTGAGCGGCAGGGGTTCGGGGTTGATGTCGTCGGCGAAGCGTTCCACGGTCAGGGCCAGACGGCTGAGCAGCCACAAGGCGTGCACCGGATCGCCGGTCCCCGCGACGACGCAGATGTGGAGGCGTTCGATGCCGTCGCGGGAGTGGGCGGCGCGCACGTGGGTGAGCAGGTGCTCGGCGATCGGCTCGTCCGAGCGGTCGACGTAACCGGGGATGCCTCTGCTCGTGTCGGGAACATGGGCCGGTGCCGCCGACGAGAGGTGGCCGCCGAGCGCGGTATTCGGAGCCGGAAATGCTTCCGGCACGTGACCGTTCCCCCCGGTGATCACGGGACCCGCCGCGAAATCGGTGGACGCCGGACCGGCGGCCGTCGATGCGGCAGGGTGCGCACCGTCGTCGAGACCGGTGTCGTTGCCGAACAGTTCCGAGGCCTCGAGGATGTCGACGGTTCCGCTCGACCGGGCGGCGCGGGTGACGCGATCGGCGGTCGCGCCGGGGAGCAGCACGATCAGGGTGTGCGCTGGACCGTTCCGCTCGATGGGCGCGATCGGGTCCAGCAGGGTCCAGCGTTCCTCGTAGTAGAGCGGTTCGAGCGCGCGCAGTGCGCCGCCGCCGAAGGGGACGGCGCGGAAGCGGGCGCCGAGGATCTGCAGGACAAGATTGTGTTCGGCGTCCAGGACGGTGATGTCGGCGCGCAGGGGAGCGGTCAGGTGCGCGATCACGACGACCTGCGCTGGGAGATCGGCGAACTGACGCACCGCGTCGGCGCCGACGGGGATCACCGCACCGTCGAGTTCGGGCCCGCCCGCGTCGCCGAGCGACACGATCTGCCAGGCGGCGTCCAGGATGCAGGGGTGCGCCTGGTGACCGGTGTACCCGGTGCCGTTGCCCGACTCGGCGTTCGTGTGGAGCTCGCCCCTGGCACCGAGAGCGGCGGTCGTACCGAGGCCGGTGTTCACGTCGAGAGCGGCGTTCGTGCCGGATTCGCTCCTCACGCCGAGGCCGGCATTCGTCTCGGAAGCCGGGTTCGCACCGAGACCTGTGTTCGCACCGAGACCTGTGTTCGTGTCGCGGGCGGTGTTCGTGTCGCGGGCGGTGTCCGTGTCGCGGGCGGTGTCCGTGTCGCGGGCGGTGTTCGTGTCGCGGGCGACAATGTGCGCGACGACGATGTCACCGCCGACCCATGCTCGCCGGACCAGCTGGAAGGCGGGGCCATGCTCCACGCCGGTGGCACGCAGATCGACGTAGAGCTGCGCGGGGTCGGCGGGGGTCATGGCGGTGGTGTCGGGAACGACGATCTCGGCGGGTTCGTAGTCGCCCTCGACCAGGCGGGCGGTGGCGTGTTCGGTCCATACCGCGCCGAGTGCGGGGCGCGAGCGGATGGTGAGGCGGCCGGTGGATTTCTCGACCCGGACATCGAAGATCGGAATATCGCCCGGCTCGATGATCAGGGGGGCGGTGAAACGCACGTCCTCGACGGCGGCGCGGCATCGCGTGGTGCGGGCGCCGGTGGTGGTGCGGGCGGTGGCGGAGCGTTCGACGGCGGCGGCGCTGAGGGCGGCGTCGAGGTAGGCGGCGCCGGGCAGCATGCGGGAGCCGTCGACGATGTGGTCGTCGAGCCAGGGCAGGGTGGCGGCGGCCAACTGGAGCGTCCAGCGGTGGTCGTCGTCGAGGGCGGGGTCGCCGAGCATCGCGGGGATGCCGGGGGTGCCGTGGCGCTGCTGGGTGAACTCGGGCAGGTCCGAGCGCAGGTGGCGGCGTTGCCACGGGTAGCGCGGAAGTGGGTGGTGCGGTGCGGGTCGCTGCCCGAGCAGGGCGGGCAGGTCGAGGGCGCCCGCGGCGTAGAGGCGGGCGATGGTGCGGCGCAGGCTCGCATCGTCGGATTGTTTGCGGTCCAGCGTGGCGACGGTGGCGCCGTTCTCACCGGTCTGCAGCAGGATTTCGCGCAGATTCGCGCCGAGGACGGGGTGGGGGCCGACTTCGAGGAAGACCCGGCCGCCGTCGGCGAGCAGGGCGCGGGCGGCGTCGGCGAAGCGGACCGGTTCGCGGACGTTGGCGCACCAGTAGTCCGCGTCCCAGTCCGCGCTGGTCACCGCGGCCCCGGTGACGGTGGAGTACAGCGGGATACGGGGTGCGCGGGGTCGCAGTCCGGCCAGGTCGGTGCGCAGTTCGTCGAGGATGGGGTCCATGAGCGCGCTGTGATACGGGACTTCGACGTGTAGTCGGCGCGCGAAAACGCCCTGGGCGGTGAGGGTTTCGGCGATGTCGTCGAGACGGTCGGACGCACCGGACAGTGTGGTGGCGGCGGGGCTGTTGACGGCGGCGATGTCCACGCCTTCGCCGGTGAACTCGCCGGCTCGATCGGCGGGCAGGCCGACGGCGAGCATGGCGCCCGTGCCCGCGGTGCGGGCCTGCAGCCGGGCGCGGTGGTAGGCGACGGTGACGGCGTCGGTCAGGGAGAGCATGCCGGTGACGTAGGCAGCCGAGACCTCGCCGACACTGTGGCCGACGACGGCGGCGGGCAGGATGCCGAGTGCGGCCAGGGTTTCGGTGAGCGCCACTTGGACCAGGAAGTTCGCGGGCTGGGCGATTTCGGTGGCGGTGACGCGCGACTGAGCTTCGCAGCGGGTGAGTTCGGTGCGGATCGACCAGCCGGCGACGGCGGTGAAGGCGGTGTCGACGCGTTCGGCGGCACTGGCGAATGTCGTGTTCTCGGTGAGCAGTCGGCGCGCCATGGCCCACCATTGCGGGCCCATGCCGGTGTAGACGAAGACGATGCCGGTCTCGGGTGTGGCGACGGTTCGGGTGAGGGCGCGGCCCTCGCCCGCGGCGAAAGCGCGTAGGTCGCTGATCAGGGTCGCGGCGTCGGTGAAGGGCATCCCGAGCCGGAACGGGTGGTGCGCGCGCCGGGTCCATGCGGCCGCGGCGAGTCGGTCGGGGTCGGCTCCGGATTCCAGTTCGTCGGCGAACGCGGCGGCGAGATGGCGGACGGCCTGTTCGCTGCGCGCCGACAGAGGCAGCACGCCGCCGCCGACCACCCTGGCGATCGCAGTGGGCTCGTCCGAGGGCTGCCCAGGCAGGTGTACGCCGGTCGCCGGGCCGGGCCGATGCTCGCGCAGGATGGCGTGGGCGTTGGTGCCGCCGTAGCCGAATCCGTTGACCGCCACCACCATCGGTGCGTCACCGGCGGGTGCTTCGGCCTGGGTCTGGATCGTGAGATTCAGGGCGTCGAGGTCGAGGTCGGGGTTGAGTTCGTCGTCGAGCCAGCCTTGCGGGGGCAGGGTGCGGTGGGTGAGGGCGAGAGCGGATCTGATGACGCTCGCGATGCCCGCGGCCGCTTCGGTGTGGCCGAGGGTGGCTTTGACCGAGCCGACGCCGAGGGGGCGGGTGCGGCCGGGGACGGCGCCGTAGGCGCGGCCGATGGCGCGCAGTTCGAGGGGGTCGCCGACGGGGGTGCCGGTGCCGTGGGCTTCGACATAGTCGATCTCGTGCGGTGCCCGGCCCGCGCGTGCGCGGACGGCCTCGGCGAGGCGCTGCTGGGCGTCGGGATTGGGGACGGTGATGGCGGTGGTGCGGCCGTCCTGGTTGACGCCGGTCGCCTCGAGTACCGCGTACACGCGGTCGCCGTCGCGTTCGGCGGCGGCCAGCGGTTTGAGCACGACCATGCCCGCGCCCTCGCCGCGGCCGTAGCCGTCGGCGCTCGCCCCGAAGGATTTGCTGCGGCCGTCCTCGGCGAGGAAGCCGCCTTTGCACATGGACACGAAGGTGCCCGGTTGCAGCATGAGGTTGACCCCGCCCGCCAGAGCCATCCCGCAGTCGCCGTCGGCGAGCGCCCGGCAGGCGGCGTGCAGGGCTACCAGCGACGACGAACAGGCGGTGTCGACGGTGAGGCTGGGCCCCGCGAGGTCGAGGGCGTAGGAGATGCGGTTGGACAGCATCGTGTAGGACGCGCCCGCCGAGGAGTGCATGTCGATGTGCGGCAAGGCGGCGCCGGTGAATCCGACGGCGAGTTGGTCGAGGGTGAACGCGCCGAGGTAGACGCCGACCGGCGCGTCCGCGGTGCGCCCGGCCACGCCCGCGTCGTCGAGCGCTTCCCATGCCACTTCGAGGGCCAGGCGCTGCTGCGGGTCCATCGCGGCCGCCTCGCGCGGGGAGATGCCGAAGAAGTCGGGATCGAAGGCCCACGGGTCGGTGGTGAGGAAGGCCGCGCGCCGGGTGTACATGCGGCCGGGTGCGCGGCGGTCGGGGTCGTAGTAGCGGCGGTGGTCCCAGCGGTCGGCGGGGATGTCGGTGACCGCATCGCCGCCGCCGATGACGAAGTCCCAGAACGTTTCCGGTGAATCGATGCCGGCGCCGTAGCGGCAGCCGATGCCGATGATCGCGATATCCGGCGCGGGAATGAAAGACACGGATCGTGCTCCTTCGCTCATTCGCCGCTCGCGCGCAGACTGCGCGGCAGCCACATCATGACGTTGACCTCGGGTCCGCCGCGGCCGAGCCGGACGCGTCCGACCCGCAGCGCGCCGCCGGCCTCGTAATAGGCGACGTTGCCGTCCTTGCAGAGTCCGAACATGGGCGCCTGAGCACGCTCGAGTTCGCCCATGACGTGGGCGAGCAACGCGCGGCCGACCCCGCCGCGTTGCCGGTCCGGTGCCACCGCGAGGCTGACGCCAAAGAAGTGCGGCAGGCCGCTCGCGATGGCGGACATGGTGGCGTCCATGCGCAGGACGCGGGGCCCGGCCGAGCCCATGGCCCAGGCGAATTCGGGGACGGCGGCCAGGTAGCGCAACGGGCCGAAGCGGTGGTCCGGTTTCTGCCACAGGCCCACCCCGGCGACGCGGCCCTCGACGGTGGCCACGAGCGCGCCGTCGTTGGGCAGGTATTGGTGGCGCAGCATCGCGCGGTGCAGCCGGTGCTGGTGGCGGGGCCTGCGCGCGGGGTCGGGGAACATGTACTCGCCGAACGGGTCGTCGCTGCCGAAGGCGCGGTCGAGGATCGAGACCATTTCGGGCACATCGGCTTTCACCGCCGCTCTGACGACGATCTCGGTATCGGTCACGGTCACCGCACACCCCTGCTTCGCATCGGCCACGCCCGGAGCGGCGGCCTGCACACCATTGACAGACAGCAACGTACACCAATAGGCTGCGACACGCACCGGATCGCTACTGACGAGTAACACAGCGAAACATCAACGCGGTGTTGATCTTTCGCGTGCGCCGCGGGCCGCCATCACACGGCGCGCACCCCGTTCACGGCGGGTGTCCGGCCCTCTCGACGACAACCTCTCCACGGAAGGATGGCCCGTCATGGCGTCTCCGTCTTCGCCGTCGGACACCGCACTGCCCGACGGCGACACCACCCTGTACCCACCGCGCTGGCAGCCCGCTCCCATGCGCTGGCATCGCACGCGCGTCGGCTGGCGCGAATCCTGGCGATACGTCGCGCAATTCGTGCCACGCTGGCGTGATCGCAGCCTGATCCACTATCTGGCCGCCGAGCTGCCCGGCGCCGACGACGTGCTGATCACCCGGCTGCCGTTGCTGAAATTCGTGGTGGTGCGCAGTCCCACCCTGGCACGGCACATCCTGGTGACCAATCAGGACACCTACGCCAAGAGCGCCGAATACGACATGATGGCGGTGACATTCGGTCACGGCCTGGTCACCGACCCCGACGATCGCCGCTACCACCGCAATCGCCGACTGGTACAGCCGATCTTCTCGCGCGCGAACATCGACCGTTTCGCCGTACCGATCACCGAGGCCGCCGCCGACGCCGCCGAGCGCATCATGGCGCTCGGCGCCCACGGCCCGGTCGACATCGGTGCGGAGATGAACCGGCTGACCCTCGACATCGTCGCGCGCACGATGTTCGGCACCGACCTGTCGGGGCCGATCTCCCAGATCCGGTTGACGAATCTGCTGAAGTTCTTCGGCATCGGGTTCATGACCAATATCAGCCGCCCGCTGCGCGCCGTCTCGACACTGGTCGTCCGGTTGACCACCCCGCCCGCCCGGCGGGCGGGCTCCCGGATCCCGATTCGTGCGATGCGGTGGGTCACGTGGCTGTCCTCGCCGGCGATGATGCTCGAGCTGCGCCGTATCGAGCGCGCCGTGGATTCGGTGATCGACGATCACCGTCAGGGCCGCATCACGCGCACCGACAATCTGCTGGGGCTGTTGACCGCCGCGCGCGATCCCGAGACCGGGCACGCCTACAGCGACGCCGAGATCCACGACGAGCTGATGACCTTCATAGGCGCGGGCATGGAGACCTCGGCGACCGCGCTGACCTGGACCTGGACGCTGCTGGCGGCGCATCCGCCGGCGCGCGAGCGCATGCACGAGGAGCTGCGCCGGGTGCTGGGCGGGCGCACCCCGACCGCCGACGACGTCGACACGCTCGAATGGACGAAGGCGGTGCTGACCGAGTCGATGCGGTTGTATCCGCCGATCATCGGGTTGACCCGGGTGGCGAAGAAGCCCGACGTGCTCGGCGGTTACCGGATCGCGGTGGGCACGACGATCGTGATCAGCCTGCACGGCGTGCACCACAATCCCTCGGTGTGGCCGGAGCCGGAGCGCTTCGACCCGGCGCGGCATCTGGATCCGGCGACGGCGGTGCAGCGCAGGCACGGGATGCTGGCGTTCAGCGCGGGCAGACGGATCTGTGTGGCACAGAATTTCGCGATGATGGAGATGACGCTGGCGCTGGCGGTGCTGGCCCAGCGGATGGTTCTCGAACCCGCCTACGAGGGCCCGGTGCGGCGCGCGTTGTCGTTCACCGGCGGACCGGACGCGGCGGTGCCGATGCGGCCGCTGCCGCGGGGCCGATAGAGCATCGACTCACCGCGATCACCATCGGGCGCGCCGCTTCCGGCGAAGGTGGTAGGAAAGGAACGTGTCCGCAACTGGTCGAGAATCCGATTCGAAGAACTCACGCGCGGTCGCCGAAGTGGTGGACCTGGTCAGCAGGCTGATCAGGTTCGATACCTCCAATACCGGCGACCTGGCCACCACCAAGGGTGAGCAGGAGTGTGCCGAGTGGGTGGGTGATCGCCTGCGTGAGGTCGGCTACACCACCGAGTACGTGGAGTCGGGCGCTCCCGGCCGCGGCAATCTCTTCGCCCGTCTGCACGGCGCCGATCCCAGCCGAGGCGCGCTGATGATCCACGGTCATCTGGATGTGGTTCCGGCCCAAGCCTCGGACTGGAGTGTGCATCCGTTCTCCGGCGCGGTGCGCGACGGTTATGTGTGGGGTCGCGGAGCGATCGACATGAAGGACATGGTCGGCATGATGCTGGCCGTGGCACGCCAGTTCAAGGCCGAGGGCACGGTCCCGCCGCGCGATCTGGTGTTCGCGTTCCTGGCCGACGAGGAGAACGGGGGCCGGTGGGGTTCGCAGTGGCTGGTCGACAACCGGCCCGATGTGTTCGACGGGGTCACCGAGGCCGTCGGCGAGGTGGGTGGTTTCTCGCTGACGCTGCCGCGCCGTGACGGCACCGAACGCCGGTTCTACCTGGTGGAGACCGCGGAGAAGAGCTTGGGCTGGATGCGTCTTCGAGCCAAGGCGCGCGCCGGGCACGGCTCGTTCCTGCACGAGGACAACGCGGTGACGATCTTGGCTCAGGCGGTGGCGCGGCTGGGCACGCACACCTTCCCGCTGGTGCTGTCGGATTCGGTCGCCGAGTTCCTGTCCGCGGTCGCCGAGGAGACCGGGTTGCCGTTCGATCCGCACGGTCCCGACATCGAAGGTCAGCTGGCCAAGCTGGGCACGATCTCGCGCATCATCGGCGCGACGCTGCGCGACACCGCGAATCCGACCATGCTGGCGGCCGGGTACAAGGCGAACGTGATCCCGCAGACCGCCGAAGCGGTGGTCGACTGCCGGGTGCTGCCGGGGCGGCAGGCCGCGTTCGAGCGCGAGGTCGACGAATTGATCGGCCCCGACGTGCAGCGGGAATGGATCACGAAACTCGACTCCTACGAGACGACCTTCGACGGGCATCTGGTGGACGCGATGAACGACGCGATCCTCGCGCACGATCCCGACGGTCGCACGGTGCCCTACATGCTCTCCGGCGGTACGGACGCGAAGGCCTTCGCCCGCCTGGGGATTCGCTGCTTCGGTTTCGCGCCGCTGCGGCTTCCGCCGGAACTGGATTTCAGCGCGCTGTTCCACGGTGTCGACGAGCGGGTTCCGGTGGAATCGCTCGAGTTCGGCACCAAGGTGCTGGAACATTTCCTGTTGAACAGCTGAACTGTGACCACCCACCCCCGACGTACACACTGTCCGCTCAGGAAGGAACCATGGCTTACAACCCTTACGACGCGCTTCCGAAGGTCCCCTCGTTCACGCTGACCTCCGAGGATGTCACCGACGGTCAGCCGTTGGGCAACGCTCAGGTCAGTGGCGTGATGGGCGCGGGCGGCAAGGACATCTCCCCGCAGTTGTCCTGGTCGGGGTTCCCGCCGGAGACCAAGAGTTTCGCGGTCACCGTGTTCGACCCGGACGCTCCGACGGCGTCGGGTTTCTGGCATTGGGCCGTGGCCGACATCCCGGCTTCGGTGACCTCGCTGCCCTCGGGCGCCGCCGACGGCGGCCTGCCCGAGGGCGCGATCACCCTGCGCCACGACGCCGGTGGCACGGGCTATGTGGGCGCCGCTCCGCCGGCCGGGCACGGCCCGCACCGGTACTTCATCGCGGTGCACGCGGTGGATGTGGAACACCTGGGCGTCGACGAGAACACCACTCCGGCGGTGCTGGGATTCAATCTGTTCTCGCACGCGCTGGCGCGCGCGATCCTGGTGGGTACCCACGAGCAGAAGTGACGCTCGGCGCGACGGCGAAAAGGCCCGGGGCGTTTCGCGCCCCGGGCCTTCTCTGTACACAGGTCAGACGTTGACGACGTGCGCGGGCGGGGTCTCGGCGTAGAGCTCGGCGATGGTGGTGGCGTACTTCTCGGCGATCGGCTTGCGCTTGAGCGACATCTTCGGGGTCAGTTCGTCGCCGCCGGGCTCCCACACCGAGTCGACGACGGTGAAGCGCTTGATCTGCTCGACCCGGGAGAGCTTGGTGTTGCCCGCCTTGACCGCGGCGTGCACCTCGTCGATGATCTCGCGGCGCGCGGTGAGGGTCGCGAAGTCGGCGTCGGTGGCACCGAAGTCCTTGGCGCGCAGTGCGAGCATGTCGGGATCGAGGGCGATCAGCGCGGTGATGTAGGGCTTGGCCTCGCCGATGGCCACGACCTGGCTGACCAAGGAGGACACCGCTTTGACGGCGTTCTCGATATTGCTGGGGGCGATGTTCTTGCCCGCCTCGTTGATGATCAGTTCCTTCTTGCGATCGATGATCGTCAGGTAACCGTCGTCGTCGATGGTGCCGACGTCACCGGTGTGCAGCCAGCCCTCGTCGTCGATCGCCTCGGCGGTCTTGTCGGGCATGCCGCGGTAGCCGCGGGTGACGATGGGGCCGCGGATGAGGACCTCGCCGTCCTCTGCCAGCTTGATCTCCGCACCGTCGACGACGCGGCCGACGGTGCCGGGGCGCGGCTTGTCCAGTTCGGTGTAGGTGCCCACGCCGGTGGTCTCCGACATGCCCCACACTTCGCTGACGGTGAAGCCCAGTCCCAGGTAGAACTCCAGGGTTTCGGCGGGGATGGGGGCGGCGCCGGAGGCGGCGACCTTGAGTTCGTCGAAACCCAGGGCGGCACGCAGCTTGGACAGCACCAGCTTCTCGGCCAGCTTGTGCTGCAGCGACAGCAGTGCGGGGCGGCCCTTGCCCGCGAGGTCGGCGCGGGCGGCGGCGACGCCGGTGTCCACGGCCCACAGGGCGAGCTTCTTCTTGACCGGGCTGGCCTCGGCGGCGAGTTTGGCCTCCACGCCGCCCTTGATCTTCTGCCACACGCGCGGCACGCCGAAGAAGGTGGTGGGCCGGGCATCGGGCAGGGCGGCGGCGATCTCGCGGGGGTCGGGCACGGTGGTGATCTGGATGCCGGTGACCAGGTTGATGGTGTGTCCGGAGATACGGTCGGCGACGTGCGCGGCGGGCAGGTAGGACACCGCCCGGTCGTCGAGACCGACCCGCAGCGGGCCGCTGACCAGCGCGGTGATCTGGGCGAGGGCGTTGGCGTGGGTGATCTCCACCCCCTTGGACGGGCCGGTGGTGCCGGAGGTGTAGATGAGGGTGGCCAGGTCGGTGTTGGTGACCGCGCGCCAGGCGGCGTCGAAATCGAAGTCGGCGGCGGGGTTGGCCGCGAGGTCGGCCAGGGTCAGCGTGCCGGTGGCGGGGCCGTCGACGACGACGATGTACTCGATGTCGACACCGGTGGCCTTGATGACCTCGAGGAAGGCCTGTTCGGTGACGACGACCTTGTTGCCCGCGTTGCCGAATTGGTGGGTGATCTGCTCGGGGGAGCTGGTGTTGTACACCGAGAACGGGGTGGCACCCAGGTGCAGCGCGGCGGTGTCGACGAGGTTGAACTCCGGACGGTTGGTGAGCATGATGCCGACGGTGTCGCCGTGCTTCACGCCGAGTCCGGCCAGCCCGGCCGCCAGGGCCCGCACCCGTTCACCGTATTCGCGCCAGGTGATCTCGGTGGTACCGCCGACCGTGCGCAGCGCGATCTGATCGGGTCGCAGCGTGAGGGTCTCCTGGAAGGCTTCGGGCACGGTGTAGACCGTCTTGCCCGTCTCGTGCGCGAAACCGATTGCTGAAATGCTCATATTTCCCTGTTCCCGATGTCGTTCGTCAACGCGACTTCATCCATTTCGGGTTGTTGC from Nocardia higoensis includes the following:
- a CDS encoding SDR family NAD(P)-dependent oxidoreductase; the encoded protein is MSFIPAPDIAIIGIGCRYGAGIDSPETFWDFVIGGGDAVTDIPADRWDHRRYYDPDRRAPGRMYTRRAAFLTTDPWAFDPDFFGISPREAAAMDPQQRLALEVAWEALDDAGVAGRTADAPVGVYLGAFTLDQLAVGFTGAALPHIDMHSSAGASYTMLSNRISYALDLAGPSLTVDTACSSSLVALHAACRALADGDCGMALAGGVNLMLQPGTFVSMCKGGFLAEDGRSKSFGASADGYGRGEGAGMVVLKPLAAAERDGDRVYAVLEATGVNQDGRTTAITVPNPDAQQRLAEAVRARAGRAPHEIDYVEAHGTGTPVGDPLELRAIGRAYGAVPGRTRPLGVGSVKATLGHTEAAAGIASVIRSALALTHRTLPPQGWLDDELNPDLDLDALNLTIQTQAEAPAGDAPMVVAVNGFGYGGTNAHAILREHRPGPATGVHLPGQPSDEPTAIARVVGGGVLPLSARSEQAVRHLAAAFADELESGADPDRLAAAAWTRRAHHPFRLGMPFTDAATLISDLRAFAAGEGRALTRTVATPETGIVFVYTGMGPQWWAMARRLLTENTTFASAAERVDTAFTAVAGWSIRTELTRCEAQSRVTATEIAQPANFLVQVALTETLAALGILPAAVVGHSVGEVSAAYVTGMLSLTDAVTVAYHRARLQARTAGTGAMLAVGLPADRAGEFTGEGVDIAAVNSPAATTLSGASDRLDDIAETLTAQGVFARRLHVEVPYHSALMDPILDELRTDLAGLRPRAPRIPLYSTVTGAAVTSADWDADYWCANVREPVRFADAARALLADGGRVFLEVGPHPVLGANLREILLQTGENGATVATLDRKQSDDASLRRTIARLYAAGALDLPALLGQRPAPHHPLPRYPWQRRHLRSDLPEFTQQRHGTPGIPAMLGDPALDDDHRWTLQLAAATLPWLDDHIVDGSRMLPGAAYLDAALSAAAVERSATARTTTGARTTRCRAAVEDVRFTAPLIIEPGDIPIFDVRVEKSTGRLTIRSRPALGAVWTEHATARLVEGDYEPAEIVVPDTTAMTPADPAQLYVDLRATGVEHGPAFQLVRRAWVGGDIVVAHIVARDTNTARDTDTARDTDTARDTNTARDTNTGLGANTGLGANPASETNAGLGVRSESGTNAALDVNTGLGTTAALGARGELHTNAESGNGTGYTGHQAHPCILDAAWQIVSLGDAGGPELDGAVIPVGADAVRQFADLPAQVVVIAHLTAPLRADITVLDAEHNLVLQILGARFRAVPFGGGALRALEPLYYEERWTLLDPIAPIERNGPAHTLIVLLPGATADRVTRAARSSGTVDILEASELFGNDTGLDDGAHPAASTAAGPASTDFAAGPVITGGNGHVPEAFPAPNTALGGHLSSAAPAHVPDTSRGIPGYVDRSDEPIAEHLLTHVRAAHSRDGIERLHICVVAGTGDPVHALWLLSRLALTVERFADDINPEPLPLTGDGSLHVSLVTERAFVHPDDPAAADPVHAALAGARRVLLNEQPSLRWRLIDIDTGTTAAELAAELRVPGAFGVDGTDEIFLRDGLRWTSIVERALPDRLAAADIATPLLDPEANFALDIPRSRVLSQLGWRRAERRAPGPGEVEVRMAAIGLGFKDPLKILGILDENDLAGTHFGTSPGMEGAGTIVRVGPGVTGLRVGDRVGLASPGMIERYHVTSAELVGPAADTIRPELCSSTVSMVTAEYALLELARVRPGETVLVHGAAGGVGACAIQVAKLHGARVIGTAGSDERRAYALDQGADDVLDSRSLNFVDDVLGRTGGRGADIVLSTAPGEIVRQNFRAVAEFGRIVEIGKADIYSGGVLDLRNFDKNVAYFSFDLDRMFALRRGEVIARVQAVNDRLAEGTYRPLPYHSFGADQVGAAFEEALRSTRLGRITLDLSTPAPPVRPAPTDVAIHADGRYLITGGLGAFGLATARRLVAQGARGLVLVGRGGARTDTARDQVNRWRAEGVDVRVERLDITDTTAVADLIARTHTPDRPLRGVFHAAGVLDDQRITTMSRDSLAAVFAPKLDGARALAEALDAAEIRPDLIVLYSSGSAIMGGIGQYSYTAANLALQAMAETLARRGARVLCVGWGAMSGGGMVDADETVQRYLRIAGFDAIDMDTGTGYLTELLRLGVRTAAVIPVEWGKVVLAAPQLAHTARLAHLIAEAAEDNSAAARLRAEITALDDAQRATVVGYVLAEQLAEVMGVAADSIDLSVPLPELGLDSLMAVEFGALVGRTLGVEMNSMQLGRSFSLAQAGARIADLVVGAGSAAGARR
- a CDS encoding GNAT family N-acetyltransferase, which codes for MTVTDTEIVVRAAVKADVPEMVSILDRAFGSDDPFGEYMFPDPARRPRHQHRLHRAMLRHQYLPNDGALVATVEGRVAGVGLWQKPDHRFGPLRYLAAVPEFAWAMGSAGPRVLRMDATMSAIASGLPHFFGVSLAVAPDRQRGGVGRALLAHVMGELERAQAPMFGLCKDGNVAYYEAGGALRVGRVRLGRGGPEVNVMMWLPRSLRASGE
- a CDS encoding cytochrome P450, giving the protein MASPSSPSDTALPDGDTTLYPPRWQPAPMRWHRTRVGWRESWRYVAQFVPRWRDRSLIHYLAAELPGADDVLITRLPLLKFVVVRSPTLARHILVTNQDTYAKSAEYDMMAVTFGHGLVTDPDDRRYHRNRRLVQPIFSRANIDRFAVPITEAAADAAERIMALGAHGPVDIGAEMNRLTLDIVARTMFGTDLSGPISQIRLTNLLKFFGIGFMTNISRPLRAVSTLVVRLTTPPARRAGSRIPIRAMRWVTWLSSPAMMLELRRIERAVDSVIDDHRQGRITRTDNLLGLLTAARDPETGHAYSDAEIHDELMTFIGAGMETSATALTWTWTLLAAHPPARERMHEELRRVLGGRTPTADDVDTLEWTKAVLTESMRLYPPIIGLTRVAKKPDVLGGYRIAVGTTIVISLHGVHHNPSVWPEPERFDPARHLDPATAVQRRHGMLAFSAGRRICVAQNFAMMEMTLALAVLAQRMVLEPAYEGPVRRALSFTGGPDAAVPMRPLPRGR
- a CDS encoding M20/M25/M40 family metallo-hydrolase translates to MSATGRESDSKNSRAVAEVVDLVSRLIRFDTSNTGDLATTKGEQECAEWVGDRLREVGYTTEYVESGAPGRGNLFARLHGADPSRGALMIHGHLDVVPAQASDWSVHPFSGAVRDGYVWGRGAIDMKDMVGMMLAVARQFKAEGTVPPRDLVFAFLADEENGGRWGSQWLVDNRPDVFDGVTEAVGEVGGFSLTLPRRDGTERRFYLVETAEKSLGWMRLRAKARAGHGSFLHEDNAVTILAQAVARLGTHTFPLVLSDSVAEFLSAVAEETGLPFDPHGPDIEGQLAKLGTISRIIGATLRDTANPTMLAAGYKANVIPQTAEAVVDCRVLPGRQAAFEREVDELIGPDVQREWITKLDSYETTFDGHLVDAMNDAILAHDPDGRTVPYMLSGGTDAKAFARLGIRCFGFAPLRLPPELDFSALFHGVDERVPVESLEFGTKVLEHFLLNS
- a CDS encoding YbhB/YbcL family Raf kinase inhibitor-like protein; translated protein: MAYNPYDALPKVPSFTLTSEDVTDGQPLGNAQVSGVMGAGGKDISPQLSWSGFPPETKSFAVTVFDPDAPTASGFWHWAVADIPASVTSLPSGAADGGLPEGAITLRHDAGGTGYVGAAPPAGHGPHRYFIAVHAVDVEHLGVDENTTPAVLGFNLFSHALARAILVGTHEQK